From Staphylococcus delphini, one genomic window encodes:
- a CDS encoding antirestriction protein ArdA yields MENKQNENKIQFNLFISDLTEYNAGNLVGKWFDALTEFDAMSTYINTIAGKGNEWFISDSESDLLEVSEFHSIDDIGEMVKVIKKATFDSFVATKIKGEYENADIIKCVENNRVLILDCDVSAFEALGYYEVETSYFEEIRLDNEFISSYFDFESLGRDLLWSGEYTHIGRDDEHNHIFIINF; encoded by the coding sequence ATGGAAAACAAACAAAATGAAAACAAAATTCAGTTTAATCTTTTTATCAGCGATTTAACTGAATACAATGCTGGTAATCTTGTTGGTAAATGGTTCGATGCACTTACTGAATTCGATGCAATGAGCACATATATCAACACTATTGCTGGTAAAGGTAATGAATGGTTTATTTCAGATTCTGAAAGTGACTTGCTTGAAGTAAGTGAGTTTCATTCAATTGATGACATTGGGGAAATGGTAAAAGTCATCAAAAAAGCGACATTCGACAGTTTTGTCGCAACTAAAATAAAAGGAGAGTACGAAAACGCCGACATCATCAAATGTGTTGAAAACAACCGTGTTTTAATTTTAGACTGTGATGTGTCAGCCTTTGAAGCGCTCGGCTATTACGAAGTGGAAACGTCTTATTTTGAAGAAATAAGACTAGATAATGAATTCATCTCATCTTATTTCGATTTTGAATCGTTAGGGCGTGACTTGCTTTGGAGTGGCGAATATACGCATATCGGGCGTGATGATGAACATAATCACATTTTCATTATAAACTTTTAA